CCCCATCGGGGATATCGGAACATGGGCAGACGACCTATAGAAACCGTTGAATTAGGGAAGAAGAAAAGAAACGAGATACCAAAGGAAACCGCCTAAATCGGCGGCCCCGAGAGGACATACTGTACGGAAGGTGCTTGACTTTTACACCCTATTTGTAGTTAGATGTATTCTATTTTAGCTTATTTTCAAGTTCTTCATATGCTTTGCAACCTTTATACTCTCCTTTACTACAGGATTTTTCATAATATATAAAAGCTTTACCATATTCACCTTGTGAACAATATGTTTTACCAAGTAGAAATAAAACATAATTTCCTTCTCTAATTGCTAAGGACTTATTATAATATTCAATGGCTTCTTCAATTTCACCAGATAAATATTTTATAGTTCCCATATATTCAAGTTTAGCGTCCTCATTAGGATTATGACTCAGTGCACGTTCAAATTCATTTATTGCTTCTTTAGTCCTGCCTAATTCAATTAAAACTTCAGCTTTATTTCCATAAACATAAGGATTATCCGGGATTAAAGGAATTATTTCATCCCATTCATTTAGAGCTTTCTCGTATTCTCCCAAATATTGGTAGACAAAAGCCCTGTTAAATAGGTTATTTATAGTAGTGTGAATAGCTAATGATTTATTATAGCATTCAAGTGCTTCTGCCCATTTAAACTTACGGTAATAATCATTCCCTTTTTTGGCCCATTCTCTCCATTCTTCGGCAAAGCATATGTTATTTACTAAAATAAGTACAAATATTACTAAAATGGTTAAAAGCTTCTTTCTATGCATTTCATCTCCTTCAATGAAATTATTAATTCTAAAACATATCTGACTAAAATAATAGACTTCCCATTTATAATATATAACTTTTTTTCTTTGTCAATAGGAATATATTTTTAACATCATCACCTCCCATATTTATTGGCCGTGGGATGCATCTCTACTGGATAAAGCTTTTCCCTCCTCATTTAAAAAAAAGGGTTGTTTTTTTTACCCCTCTTGTTTACCCTGTAATAAAGGGTGGTAAACCGTAAACACAAATCTTGACTGATGCGGTTATATTCTCACTTCTTCATTATCCCGTGAAACGACATCTCGAGGGCTTGGCGAATCAGCTCGTCCAGGCTGAACCCGATCACGTTGACGACGTTGTCGCGCTCCTCGAGCAGGACCAGGCCGTCCATCAGGCCCCAGAAGACGCTCGTCGCCTTCCAGGTGTCGAGGGGGACGAATTCGCCGTTTTCAACGCCCTCGTTGAGCACACCCTCGATCTTCTTGAGCACGTTGAACGCCTTGGTGTTTATGATGCCGCTCAGCTCGGTGTCGGTCTCCTTCAGCTCGTCCGGCGTGGCGCTTAAGATAGCGATGATGTCGAAGTACTCCCTGTGCTCCCTGTAATATTTAAGATAGGCATGGGCAAGCTCGTAGAGCTTCTCTTTGGCGCTTAAGCCCGGCCGGGATACCACCCCGTCGATCATCTCCAGCAGAATATCGAGCCCCTCGTCCTGCAACGCCTTGTAGATCTCGATCTTGTTCTTGTAGTAGAAGTAGAAGGTCCCTATGCTCACTCCGGCTTGATCTGTGATCATCTCTATCGTGGTGCCGTAGTAGCCCTTGTCGAAGAAGAGCTCCTTGGCCACCTTGAGTATCTTCTCGCCCTTTGCCCTCTTGTCCTCTATCGTCCTTGCGCGCCGCTTCATTAAAGAATCATCCCCTTTCAGTCATAACAATTCTTATGTGTAGACAGAAAAAGTTACTTAAAAAAGACATATCTTTAAAAAAAGTGTTTGACTTGTCCTTTTTTCTTTCCTATAATTGAATCGGATTCAATAAGGAATTACATTATTATATAACATATTTTTCTCTCTTTGTAAAAAGATATTTAAAAAGGATTTTAACCGCGAGCGAGCCCGATCCCCGATCAATTTTATTTACTTCATTTCTTGATTATGGAGGACTTATCATGGAAATCAGAGACCTTGCGAGCGACCGCATAAAGAGGATCAGGAGGAGCTATCTTCGCGACCTCTCCGTCGTTTCCATCGAGAGGGCGAAGTATTACACCGAAAAGTGGAGGGAGACCGAGGGGAGCGGCCTCTCCAACGGGTTGAGGGTCGCCCTGGCGATGAAAAACGTCTACGAGAATATGGGCTTTTGGATAGACCCGGACGACCGCATCGCCGGGACGTGGACCGAGAACTACGTCGGGATACCCCTCGACCTGGAGCGGGGTCTCTTCAACGATGTGATGGAGATAGAGCTGGACGCCCTTTCCATGCTGGCCTCTTTGGTCAAGGGGAACATCAAGTTCATCATATATATGCTGAAGCAATACGGACTCCTCGATTTCTACAAGAATTTGAAGCAGACAAAGGAGGTCGGCGCGGCGATGCCGTCCATCGGTCTTAAACCGATCCACAGGCGGGACATCAATCCCTACACGATCAAGAGGCGCGACAAGAAGATACTCCAGAAAGATCTCCTCCCCTACTGGAAGGGTAAGACCGTCATCGACCGGTTCAAGAGGGGGCTCGAAGAATCGGGCGTCTACAGGGGTGACGTTCAGAGCTTCTTCGCCAGCCTTCCCTCCACCAACTCGAAAAACGAGACGGTCATCTCCCCCGGCGCCGCCGTCGGTAACTGGCAGGGGCACGTTATCCCCGATCATGAAAGGGTCCTCAAGGTGGGGCTTCTCAAGATGAGGAAGGAGGTAAGAGAGGAGCTGAACAATGGTGCCGGCCTGTCGACAGGGGACCGCGACTTTCTGAAATCGATCGACATAGCCCTTAAGGGGGTGATCATCTTCGCCGAGCGCCTTGCCGAAAAGTTGGAGGAAGAGGCGGGGAAAGAGGGCGATCCAAAAAAGAAAAAAATTTTCTCGAAAATGCTGGAAAACTGCAAAAAGGTTCCCCTCCACCCCGCGGAGACCTTTTCAGAGGCGGTGCAGTCCTACTGGACCGAAAAGACGGCCCTCGAGCTGGCGCTGCCTTTCAACGTCCACACGCCGGGCCGTCTCGACCAGATGTTTTACCCATACTATAAAAAGGATATTGACGAGGGCGTAATCACGAGGGAGGAGGCGTGCGAGCTTCTTGAAGAGCTTTTCCTCAAGGTGATGAGCCACAACATGCGGCCCTATTCCAACTTCAACGGCTATTTCGCCGCCCGCTACGAGGGATCGGAGCCGGTCACCCTCGGGGGCTTGGACGACGACGGCAACGACGCCGCAAACGAGCTGACATACCTGATGCTCGATGCCGCCGAGCGCTCCAAGACCTGCCTCAACTTCGCGGTGCGCTTCAACGAAAAATCCCCCGACGAGCTATATCTCAAGGTCGCCGACATGCAGTATCACGGGACGTCGAACGTGTCGGTTTTGAATGACGCGGTGTCCATTGAGGCGCTGGAAAAACGGGGATACCCCAGGTCGGACGCGATCGGCTACGCCATGGCTAGCTGCGTCGACCTATGCATCCCAGCGAAGACCGGAAGCATTTCCTTTTCCGCCGTGCTCCTCTGCAGGATCTTCGATATGACGTTAAGAAACGGCGACGCAAGGACGCTCGTCGGCACGGTGAAGGGAGCGGGACTCAAGACCGGCGACCCGGACTCGTTCAAGTCCTACGAGGAGCTCGAGGACGCCTTTATGAAACAGGTGGGGCTTCAGATGAGTCAGATCGCCGATGCGGCGAAGATCAGGGATCGCGCCTTCGCGGAATTCCTCCCCTCCCCGCACATCTCCGCCTTCGTCCAGGGCCCCCTTGAAAAGAAAATGGACATCACAAAGGGGGGAGGGGTCTACGACCTCGAGGGGATACTGGTCATGAGCAGCATCGCCAACGTCGTGGATTCCCTCTACGTTATCAAGAAGCTGATCTTCGAGCAAAAGAGGTTCACGTTTAAAGAGCTGATCGAGGCGATCGACCACAACTACGTCGGCTACGAGGATATGCATAATATGATTTTGGGCGTGGACGGCAAATGGGGAAACGGGTCGTCCGGCACCGACGAGATCGCCCACAGGGTGACCAAGCGCATCTTCGAGGAGACGTTCAAGCACGACACGTACAAGGGGGGATTCATCGCTCCCTTCGTCAACTCCATGACCTCCCACACCTATGACGGCCGCGTCTGTATCGCCACCCCGGACGGAAGGAAGGCGGCGGTGCCCTTCGCCGCGAGCTGCAACCCGTACAATGTCGACAAAAACGGCCCGACCGGGGTTTTGCGCTCCGTCAGCTCCATAGATGCCACGAATGTCCTCGGCACGGCGGTCAATATAAGGATGCACCCCACAGCCATCGGCGAGAGCGTTGAGGCGCGGAAAAAGTGGGTCTCATTGATAAAGGCCTATTTCAACATGGGGGGCGAGCAGCTCCAGCCCACGGTGGTCTCGACCGATGTCTTAAGGGCCGCCCAAAAGGACCCCGAACAGTACATGAACGTAATCGTCAAGGTGGGCGGATACAGCGCCTACTTCGTGGACCTCGGACATGAGATACAGAACGAGGTCATCTCGAGGTCGGAGCATCGTCTCCTTTAGGGAGATTGTGTGAGAACGGCCTAGTTTAACTGTTTTTGGGAATAGACAAGGATTTATAAAGGGGTATTTTTTTTGGAAGGGGGACATGGTTTTACCATTCACATTCACGCCGATGCCCCATATCTACTTCGGAAGGGGCTCGATACAAAAGATCGGCGATATTTCGGCGAAATTCGGCGGCTCCGTGCTCCTGATCACCGGCGGCGGCTCGCTGAAGCGAACGGGGAAGTTCGATGTGATAACAAAGGTCATTGGCCAAAAAAAGATCGAGTACGTCCATACCTCGGTTAGCGGCGAGCCGTCGCCTGGCCTGGTCGATGAAACCGTTTTGGAATTCAAGGACAAGCGGATAGACGCCGTTCTTGCCGTAGGGGGCGGGAGCGTCATGGATTTCGGAAAGGCGGTCTCGGCAATGTTGATATTGGGGGGGAGGGAAGGCGTCTCCGTGGTCGAGTTCCTCGAGGGGATAGGAAACAGGAGCCACGACGGGAGCAAACTCCACTTTATCGCCGTTCCGACCACCTCGGGGACGGGGAGCGAGGCGACAAAAAACGCAGTCCTGAGCGAGATAGGCGGGAATGGATTCAAGAAGTCGATAAGGCACGACAACTTCGTTCCCGATGCGGCGGTGATCGATCCCGAGCTCATGCTTTCCTGCCCGCCCGACGTAACCGCGGCGTGCGGGATGGACGCCTTAACCCAGCTCCTGGAATCGTATTTCTCCACCAAGGCAAGCCCTATGACCGACGCCCTGGCGATGAGCGGGATCGAGGCGGTCGGAAAGAGCCTAATTCCTGCGGCGATCGAGTCCCCCGATGACCTCGATGCGAGGGAGGGGATGGCCTACGGGGCGCTTGTATCGGGGATAACCCTCGCCAATGCTGGGTTGGGTCTCGTGCACGGCGTCGCATCTTTTGTCGGCGGATTTTTCGACATCCCCCACGGCGTTGTCTGCGCGAACCTCATGGGACCCGCCATGAAGGAGACCCTTGAGGCGTTAAATCGAGATGGGCGAGATGGGGCTGTTGACGAGGAAGTAAGGAGAAGGGCGCTCAAGAAGTTCGCCGTTGCCGGGGCGGCCCTCGACGGAAAGCGTATATCGAAAGAAAACGCGAAAGAAAACGCGAAAGAAAACGCAAAAGAAAACGCGAAAGAAAACGAGACCGACTATTTTTCACGCCTCCTCGTGGACAGGATCTACGAGCTTGTGGAACTGCTAAAAATCCCCCGTTTCGGCGAGTACGGGATAACGGAAGGGGATGTCGAGAAGATAGCATCGGTGGCCGAGAACAAGAACAACCCCGTGTCCCTCTCAAAAGATGTCATCGCGAGAGTAATTCGCGAGAGGTTGTAGAATCAATTTACCATGTCGGCGTATCCAAATGTATATTTTGTCTGTTGACCTCGGCACACAGAGCATCAGGGCCGCGGTCGTCTCCAAGGACGGGGAGATAAAGGGAATCCGCCAGATACCGCACGATGTCAGAAGCCCGAGGGCGGGCTGGGCAGAGCAGAGGCCCGACTCGTGGTGGGAAAACGCAAGGGATGCGATTAGGGGTGTCCTTGAAGAGACCGGTGTTTCCCCGAAATCGATAGCCGGTGTCGTGTCGTGCGGGCAGATGCACGGCCCGGTCGGGATCGACGGCGACGGGAGAGTCACGACAGAGTGGACACAGCTCTGGAGCGACAAGCGGTGCGAGGATCAGTGCGTCCGGGTGAGGGAAAACCACGACGTTGGTGAATTGGCTGCGATAACCGGAAATCAGCCGACCGCCGGCTGGGTGGCAATGAAGGTTGGGTGGATCAAAGAGCACCGGCCCGATATTTATAAAAAGAGCAGATGGTTTCTGGTGCCGAAGGACTTCATCAACTTTCGTCTTACCAATACTGCCGCGACTGACCCCAGCGAGGCCTCGGGGACATACCTCTGGGATGCGAAAAGAGACGTGTACTCCGGCGAGATGGCCGAGATTTTGGGCCTCGACCTCGAAAAGTTCGCCCCCGTCATTTCCGCCCATGAAATCTCGGGCACGGTTACCGATTCCGCCGCCGAGGAGACCGGGCTTATATCTGGTACTCCCGTAATCTGCGGCGGGGGAGATTTCCTGGTATCCCTCCTGGGCCTCGGGCTGACCGGGGAGGGGGACGCTGTAGACATCACCGGGACGAGCACGCTCTTTGTGGTCAAAAGGAGGGAGCCAATCGCACACCCCTTCGTCCAGAACCTCAGGCATGTCGCCGGGGGCTGGGCTCCCTTCTTCATGCTCGACTCCGGGGGGATCGCCATGAAGTGGTGCCGGGACCTCTTGAGCTCCGCGGGAAACGGCGAGGTTGACTATGACGAGATGATCGACATGGCAAGGGGCGTGCCTCCGGGGAGCGGCGGGCTTATCTTTTACCCTTATCTCTTCGGGGAGAGGAGGAGGGAAAACACGGGCGCCATGGGGGCATTTTTCGGGATCACGCACGAGCACCTTGCGTCCCACTTCGCCAGGGCGGTGATGGAGGGCACGGCCCTCTCGATCGGGATGAACCTCGATATATTCAAGAGGGTCGGCATCGAGGTCGGGCGGGTTGTCTGCGCCGGGGGCGGGACGAAAAACGATCTCCTTTTGGAGA
The Candidatus Zymogenus saltonus DNA segment above includes these coding regions:
- a CDS encoding tetratricopeptide repeat protein translates to MHRKKLLTILVIFVLILVNNICFAEEWREWAKKGNDYYRKFKWAEALECYNKSLAIHTTINNLFNRAFVYQYLGEYEKALNEWDEIIPLIPDNPYVYGNKAEVLIELGRTKEAINEFERALSHNPNEDAKLEYMGTIKYLSGEIEEAIEYYNKSLAIREGNYVLFLLGKTYCSQGEYGKAFIYYEKSCSKGEYKGCKAYEELENKLK
- a CDS encoding TetR/AcrR family transcriptional regulator encodes the protein MKRRARTIEDKRAKGEKILKVAKELFFDKGYYGTTIEMITDQAGVSIGTFYFYYKNKIEIYKALQDEGLDILLEMIDGVVSRPGLSAKEKLYELAHAYLKYYREHREYFDIIAILSATPDELKETDTELSGIINTKAFNVLKKIEGVLNEGVENGEFVPLDTWKATSVFWGLMDGLVLLEERDNVVNVIGFSLDELIRQALEMSFHGIMKK
- a CDS encoding iron-containing alcohol dehydrogenase, with the translated sequence MVLPFTFTPMPHIYFGRGSIQKIGDISAKFGGSVLLITGGGSLKRTGKFDVITKVIGQKKIEYVHTSVSGEPSPGLVDETVLEFKDKRIDAVLAVGGGSVMDFGKAVSAMLILGGREGVSVVEFLEGIGNRSHDGSKLHFIAVPTTSGTGSEATKNAVLSEIGGNGFKKSIRHDNFVPDAAVIDPELMLSCPPDVTAACGMDALTQLLESYFSTKASPMTDALAMSGIEAVGKSLIPAAIESPDDLDAREGMAYGALVSGITLANAGLGLVHGVASFVGGFFDIPHGVVCANLMGPAMKETLEALNRDGRDGAVDEEVRRRALKKFAVAGAALDGKRISKENAKENAKENAKENAKENETDYFSRLLVDRIYELVELLKIPRFGEYGITEGDVEKIASVAENKNNPVSLSKDVIARVIRERL